From Pseudonocardia autotrophica, one genomic window encodes:
- a CDS encoding ATP-grasp fold amidoligase family protein produces the protein MSFDARVMLSRRLRFLPHRAFAIMHHALFQGEITTFRKPKTYAQLLAKKNLGEQTELVHVTADKYRVRTHVADRVGAEHLIPLIQVVERAEDLDLESPQRPYVVKGTHGCDMTILVPHPAAADHARIRSTVARWLRTDFFRHGWRERPYEGLTPRVVVEEMIGDGTAAPNDYKFFVFHGEPAMVVVDQDRFVAHTSTMMHPDWVPFRISGRFSQAQALPEKPAGYERMLEIARSLGKDFTFARVDLYDVDGHVYFGEITHNPGGGLVRLRPREFDRALGTLWRNGTPIPERFIDRD, from the coding sequence ATGTCGTTCGACGCTCGGGTGATGCTGTCCCGGCGGCTCCGATTCCTGCCGCACCGCGCATTCGCGATCATGCACCACGCTTTGTTCCAGGGTGAGATCACGACGTTCCGGAAGCCGAAGACCTACGCACAGTTGCTGGCGAAGAAGAATCTCGGCGAACAGACCGAACTGGTGCACGTCACCGCGGACAAGTACCGGGTGCGCACGCACGTCGCGGACCGGGTCGGGGCCGAGCACCTGATCCCGCTGATCCAGGTGGTGGAGCGGGCCGAGGACCTCGACCTGGAGAGCCCGCAGCGGCCCTACGTGGTCAAGGGGACGCACGGCTGCGACATGACGATCCTGGTCCCGCACCCGGCCGCCGCCGACCACGCCAGGATCCGGTCGACGGTCGCGCGCTGGCTGCGCACCGACTTCTTCCGGCACGGCTGGCGGGAGCGGCCCTACGAGGGCCTGACCCCGCGCGTGGTGGTCGAGGAGATGATCGGCGACGGGACCGCGGCGCCGAACGACTACAAGTTCTTCGTCTTCCACGGCGAGCCCGCCATGGTCGTGGTCGACCAGGACCGGTTCGTCGCGCACACCTCCACGATGATGCACCCGGACTGGGTGCCGTTCCGGATCTCCGGGCGGTTCTCCCAGGCGCAGGCGCTGCCGGAGAAGCCGGCGGGCTACGAGCGGATGCTCGAGATCGCCCGGTCGCTGGGGAAGGACTTCACCTTCGCCAGGGTCGACCTGTACGACGTCGACGGGCACGTCTACTTCGGCGAGATCACGCACAACCCGGGCGGTGGCCTGGTCCGGCTGCGGCCCAGGGAGTTCGACCGGGCGCTGGGCACCCTGTGGCGCAACGGCACCCCGATCCCCGAGCGGTTCATCGACCGCGACTGA
- a CDS encoding lipopolysaccharide biosynthesis protein, producing the protein MSVGGMLAGRVRSVRREMSNPLYRNAYALMLNTVVNSGFGLLYWIFAARTYTPDDVGRGSALVNLMMLISVLTTLNFGQALIRFLPTAGNDSARLVRLAYAVSAGLGTVASAGVMIYLNLVHSPGDPLWVSPGFALWFVISTAAWSIFNLQDQVFTGLRSAMWVALENGVYGVVKLMLLVAVSFTSVSDGVFTSWSAPVLALLVPFTLLIARRLVPRHAAESAAEPGAGAPATSTLRRYMAGDYVGQVFNQATSSFLPVLILQLLGPEQSAYLLPAQTVFIAMNMLSVAITSSLVVEGARDPARAHLLARAILRRIAVIVLPAAVLVALAAPLLLLLYGRAYSENGSLLLQLLMISMIPRVVVTLWMTRSRLANRTGPLAVQQLVHAVVVLGGTVLFSPSLGLAAVGWSWLAAELLLAVFLAPIVVRWLRGTHPVPDRPSVPADPGAGEVTEVIGRVEDSTGPAGPADDGTDPTRRIPRIRD; encoded by the coding sequence GTGAGCGTCGGCGGCATGCTCGCCGGCCGGGTCCGGTCGGTGCGGCGGGAGATGAGCAACCCGCTCTACCGCAACGCCTACGCACTGATGCTGAACACGGTCGTCAACTCCGGGTTCGGCCTGCTGTACTGGATCTTCGCGGCGCGCACCTACACCCCCGACGACGTCGGGCGCGGCTCGGCGCTGGTCAACCTGATGATGCTCATCTCGGTGCTGACCACGCTCAACTTCGGGCAGGCGCTGATCCGGTTCCTGCCGACCGCGGGGAACGACTCGGCGCGACTGGTGCGGCTGGCCTATGCGGTGTCGGCCGGGCTCGGCACCGTCGCCTCGGCCGGGGTGATGATCTATCTGAACCTGGTCCACTCACCCGGCGACCCGCTGTGGGTCTCACCCGGCTTCGCGCTCTGGTTCGTGATCTCGACGGCCGCGTGGTCGATCTTCAACCTGCAGGACCAGGTGTTCACCGGCCTGCGCTCGGCGATGTGGGTCGCGCTGGAGAACGGCGTGTACGGCGTCGTCAAGCTGATGCTGCTGGTCGCGGTGTCCTTCACCTCGGTGTCGGACGGGGTGTTCACGTCCTGGTCGGCGCCGGTGCTCGCGCTGCTGGTGCCGTTCACACTGCTGATCGCACGCCGGCTGGTCCCTCGGCACGCGGCGGAGTCGGCCGCCGAGCCCGGTGCCGGGGCGCCCGCGACATCGACCCTGCGCCGCTACATGGCGGGCGACTACGTCGGCCAGGTGTTCAACCAGGCGACGTCGTCGTTCCTGCCGGTGCTGATCCTCCAGCTGCTCGGCCCGGAGCAGAGCGCCTACCTGCTGCCCGCCCAGACCGTGTTCATCGCGATGAACATGCTGTCGGTGGCGATCACGTCGTCGCTGGTCGTCGAGGGGGCTCGGGATCCGGCGCGGGCGCACCTGCTGGCCCGTGCGATCCTGCGCCGGATCGCGGTCATCGTGCTGCCGGCGGCGGTCCTGGTGGCGTTGGCCGCACCATTGCTGCTGCTGCTCTACGGCCGGGCGTACTCCGAGAACGGCTCGCTGCTGCTGCAGCTGCTGATGATCTCGATGATCCCGCGGGTCGTGGTCACGCTCTGGATGACCCGCTCCCGGCTGGCGAACCGGACCGGGCCGCTGGCCGTGCAGCAGCTCGTGCACGCGGTCGTCGTGCTGGGCGGGACGGTGCTGTTCTCGCCGTCGCTGGGGCTGGCCGCGGTCGGCTGGTCGTGGCTGGCCGCGGAGCTGCTGCTGGCGGTGTTCCTCGCGCCGATCGTCGTCCGCTGGCTGCGCGGCACCCATCCGGTACCGGACCGCCCGTCGGTTCCGGCCGATCCGGGCGCCGGCGAGGTCACCGAGGTGATCGGGCGCGTCGAGGACAGCACCGGCCCGGCAGGACCGGCTGATGACGGCACCGACCCGACCCGGCGGATCCCGCGCATCCGCGACTGA
- a CDS encoding FAD-dependent monooxygenase — translation MRIACVGGGPTGLYLAILARLRSGGRDEVVVHERNERGWTHGFGVTFGEDLLDDFFRTDPAGAPALRRASRLWSDQMVRIGDLKPVHLGGKYGYSMARVTMLQVLTDRAEQLGVDLRFGSNIGSRDEIDADIVVASDGVGSRLRTARAEHFGTTLEPGENRYVWLGTDRSVDVFTFAFERTDAGWIWFYAYPSADGASTCIVECAPDTWAGLGLDTATTAEGLSLLESIFSDALGGHRLLAPATGPGAADVLPWLRFREVRNRTWRDGDLVLAGDAAHTTHFGIGSGTVLAVQDGVALADRLYGTSGGRTAVEDRIAALSAYDARRRAQLCPVQDMARRNMQWFERAGERLERGEDPVEFSWALLDRRGDMSKLHYRLHRATQIGPVRQVRRTLTSARRVRRAAQRGERGAIG, via the coding sequence TTGCGTATAGCGTGCGTCGGGGGTGGACCCACCGGCCTCTACCTGGCGATTCTCGCCCGGCTGCGTTCCGGCGGCCGCGACGAGGTGGTCGTCCACGAGCGCAACGAGCGCGGCTGGACGCACGGCTTCGGCGTGACCTTCGGCGAGGATCTCCTCGACGACTTCTTCCGCACCGATCCGGCCGGGGCGCCCGCGCTGCGCCGGGCGTCACGGCTGTGGAGCGATCAGATGGTGCGCATCGGTGATCTCAAGCCGGTGCACCTCGGCGGCAAGTACGGCTACTCGATGGCCCGCGTCACGATGCTGCAGGTGCTGACCGATCGGGCCGAGCAGCTCGGCGTCGATCTGCGGTTCGGCAGCAACATCGGGAGCCGGGACGAGATCGACGCCGACATCGTCGTCGCGTCCGACGGGGTCGGCAGCCGGCTGCGCACCGCCCGCGCCGAGCACTTCGGCACGACGCTCGAGCCGGGCGAGAACCGCTACGTCTGGCTCGGCACCGACCGCAGCGTCGACGTGTTCACCTTCGCGTTCGAGCGCACCGACGCCGGCTGGATCTGGTTCTACGCCTACCCCTCGGCCGACGGCGCCAGCACCTGCATCGTCGAGTGTGCGCCGGACACCTGGGCCGGTCTCGGGCTGGACACCGCGACGACCGCCGAGGGGCTGAGCCTGCTCGAGTCGATCTTCTCCGACGCGCTCGGCGGGCACCGGCTGCTCGCCCCCGCGACCGGGCCCGGTGCGGCCGACGTGCTGCCATGGCTGCGGTTCCGTGAGGTCCGCAACCGCACCTGGCGCGACGGCGACCTGGTGCTGGCCGGCGACGCCGCGCACACCACGCACTTCGGGATCGGCTCCGGCACCGTGCTCGCCGTCCAGGACGGGGTGGCGCTGGCCGACCGGCTGTACGGGACGTCCGGTGGCCGGACGGCCGTCGAGGACCGGATCGCCGCTCTGTCCGCCTACGACGCGCGGCGCCGCGCCCAGCTCTGCCCGGTCCAGGACATGGCCCGCCGCAACATGCAGTGGTTCGAGCGGGCCGGGGAGCGGCTGGAACGGGGCGAGGACCCGGTCGAGTTCTCCTGGGCGCTGCTGGACCGGCGCGGTGACATGAGCAAGTTGCACTACCGGCTGCACCGGGCGACCCAGATCGGCCCGGTCCGCCAGGTCCGCCGCACCCTGACGAGCGCCCGCCGGGTCCGGCGGGCCGCCCAGCGCGGTGAGCGGGGGGCGATCGGCTGA
- a CDS encoding FAD-dependent monooxygenase yields MKIVCVGGGPAGLYTGILARLRSGGRDEVVVAERTAPGTASGFAVTLGEDILDELYRTDPVGAEGVRAAAHVWGDQVVEVGDETVHLGGRYGYSIGRSRLLEVLTARARQVGVDLRFETAVAADGDLAADPLTADADVVVAADGIGSAIRSARPGDFGTRIAHGANRYVWFGTSKPFRAFTFAFARTDAGWIWFHAYPAADCVSTCIVECTPQTWRGLGLDTMAADDAMRLLEGIFHRSLDGESLIAPPGADSSPWLEFREVRNTSWRSGNVVLAGDAAHTTHFAIGSGTVLAVADAIALAEELYPAHGPDGGFEPAVDIEAALAAYDARRRAAMAPVQEMARRSMQWFETVPQRLEGVDPVEFSWSLLDRRGDQGPLHRRLHEATQLEPVRQVRRRLTFARRLRRALRRGEVSAVATLTGCP; encoded by the coding sequence GTGAAGATCGTGTGCGTGGGCGGCGGCCCGGCCGGCCTCTACACCGGCATCCTGGCGCGGCTTCGCTCCGGTGGCCGGGACGAGGTCGTCGTCGCCGAACGCACCGCGCCGGGTACCGCGTCCGGTTTCGCCGTGACCCTCGGTGAGGACATCCTGGACGAGCTGTACCGGACCGACCCGGTCGGCGCCGAGGGCGTCCGGGCCGCCGCGCACGTCTGGGGCGACCAGGTCGTCGAAGTGGGCGACGAGACGGTCCATCTCGGCGGACGCTACGGCTACTCGATCGGACGGTCCCGGCTGCTCGAGGTGCTGACCGCCCGGGCCCGCCAGGTCGGCGTCGACCTGCGGTTCGAGACGGCGGTCGCGGCCGACGGCGATCTCGCGGCCGATCCGCTCACCGCGGACGCTGACGTCGTGGTCGCCGCGGACGGGATCGGCAGCGCGATCCGCTCTGCGCGGCCCGGCGACTTCGGCACCCGGATCGCGCACGGCGCCAACCGCTACGTCTGGTTCGGCACCTCGAAGCCGTTCCGCGCCTTCACCTTCGCCTTCGCTCGTACCGACGCCGGATGGATCTGGTTCCACGCCTACCCGGCGGCGGACTGCGTCAGCACCTGCATCGTCGAGTGCACCCCACAGACCTGGCGGGGGCTGGGACTCGACACCATGGCGGCCGACGACGCGATGCGGCTGCTGGAGGGGATCTTCCACCGGTCGCTCGACGGCGAGTCGCTGATCGCCCCACCCGGCGCGGACTCCTCGCCGTGGCTGGAGTTCCGGGAGGTCCGCAACACCTCGTGGCGCTCCGGGAACGTGGTACTCGCCGGCGACGCCGCGCACACCACGCACTTCGCGATCGGGTCCGGCACCGTGCTCGCGGTGGCCGACGCGATCGCTCTCGCCGAGGAGCTCTACCCGGCGCACGGCCCGGACGGCGGGTTCGAGCCGGCCGTGGACATCGAGGCCGCGCTGGCCGCCTACGACGCGCGCCGCCGGGCGGCGATGGCGCCGGTGCAGGAGATGGCGCGGCGCAGCATGCAGTGGTTCGAGACCGTGCCGCAGCGCCTGGAGGGGGTCGACCCGGTCGAGTTCTCCTGGTCGCTGCTGGACCGGCGCGGCGACCAGGGCCCGCTGCACCGGCGGCTGCACGAGGCCACCCAGCTGGAGCCGGTCCGGCAGGTCCGCAGGCGGCTGACCTTCGCCCGGCGGTTGCGCCGGGCGCTGCGCCGGGGCGAGGTGAGCGCGGTCGCCACGCTCACCGGGTGTCCGTGA
- a CDS encoding APC family permease, whose protein sequence is MPLERILARSRDAAGGPDGSGGAESPGGSGSSGSTGAGSPLRRSLRARDMVGFGVGIIIGTGIFTLAGVEAQQHAGPAVTLSFLIGAVVAGLAAICYAELASSVPTAGSAYTYAFATLGETVAWIIGWDLLLEFGLGLAVVSRSWSGYLAELFGLPSAWFGEDATINVGAVAIIAVLTVVAVAGIRESARLTNVLVLVKLAVCLLILAVGAFYVNPANLTPFIPPARPAEDGGTVFTQPIVSGVFGLEPTVYGVGGMLTAAAVVFFAYTGFEALANLGEEVRRPNRDLKIGLLGALAICAVLYVGVSIVLTGMVPYTEIDTGAPLAAAFSSVGLPWVGALIAIGAVTGLTSVMMVELVTIGRIGFAMGRDGLLPEKIGTAHPRWGTPHRMTIIGGVVCAAIAAVTPITALADMVSIGALAAMIVVAVAVPILRRTRPDLERPFRVPFSPVVPALTALACLYLMLNLNLDTWIRFVGWLLLGLLVYVFYGRKHSFLAEERVTDTR, encoded by the coding sequence ATGCCGCTGGAACGGATTCTCGCCAGGAGCCGGGATGCCGCCGGCGGCCCGGACGGCTCCGGCGGTGCCGAGAGCCCCGGCGGCTCCGGCAGCTCCGGCAGCACAGGGGCCGGCAGTCCGCTGCGGCGCTCGCTGCGCGCCCGGGACATGGTCGGCTTCGGCGTCGGCATCATCATCGGCACCGGCATCTTCACCCTCGCCGGGGTCGAGGCCCAGCAGCACGCCGGGCCGGCCGTCACGCTGTCGTTCCTGATCGGCGCGGTCGTCGCCGGACTGGCCGCGATCTGTTACGCCGAGCTGGCCTCGTCGGTGCCGACCGCGGGCTCGGCCTACACCTACGCCTTCGCCACCCTCGGCGAGACCGTCGCCTGGATCATCGGCTGGGACCTGCTGCTGGAGTTCGGGCTCGGCCTCGCGGTCGTCTCGCGCAGCTGGTCGGGCTATCTCGCGGAGCTGTTCGGGCTGCCGTCGGCCTGGTTCGGCGAGGACGCGACGATCAACGTCGGCGCGGTCGCGATCATCGCGGTGCTGACCGTGGTGGCCGTCGCCGGCATCCGGGAGTCGGCGCGGCTGACGAACGTCCTGGTGCTGGTGAAGCTCGCGGTGTGCCTCCTGATCCTGGCCGTCGGCGCGTTCTACGTGAACCCGGCCAATCTCACCCCGTTCATCCCGCCGGCCCGGCCCGCGGAGGACGGCGGCACGGTCTTCACCCAGCCGATCGTGTCCGGGGTGTTCGGGCTGGAGCCCACCGTGTACGGCGTCGGCGGCATGCTCACCGCCGCGGCGGTGGTGTTCTTCGCCTACACCGGCTTCGAGGCGCTCGCCAACCTCGGCGAGGAGGTGCGGCGCCCGAACCGGGACCTCAAGATCGGGCTGCTCGGGGCGCTCGCGATCTGCGCGGTGCTCTACGTCGGGGTGTCGATCGTCCTCACCGGGATGGTCCCCTACACCGAGATCGACACCGGGGCGCCGCTCGCCGCCGCGTTCTCCTCGGTCGGCCTGCCGTGGGTCGGTGCGCTGATCGCGATCGGCGCCGTCACCGGTCTGACGTCGGTGATGATGGTCGAGCTGGTCACCATCGGCCGGATCGGCTTCGCGATGGGCCGCGACGGGCTGCTCCCCGAGAAGATCGGCACCGCGCACCCGCGGTGGGGCACCCCGCACCGGATGACGATCATCGGCGGAGTGGTGTGCGCGGCCATCGCGGCCGTCACGCCGATCACGGCGCTGGCCGACATGGTCTCGATCGGGGCGCTCGCGGCGATGATCGTCGTCGCGGTCGCGGTGCCGATCCTGCGCCGCACCCGGCCGGACCTGGAGCGCCCGTTCCGGGTGCCGTTCTCACCGGTCGTCCCGGCGCTGACCGCGCTGGCCTGCCTCTACCTGATGCTGAACCTGAACCTGGACACCTGGATCAGGTTCGTCGGCTGGCTACTGCTCGGCCTGCTGGTCTACGTGTTCTACGGCCGCAAGCACTCGTTCCTGGCGGAGGAGCGGGTCACGGACACCCGGTGA
- a CDS encoding cation diffusion facilitator family transporter, protein MGHGHGGHGHAGGDRRRLAIALAITLCTAVLGAAGAILTGSLALLADLGHLLTDAGALFAALIASILAARPATDRRTYGMGRAEVLVAALNALTLVAVVVWVAVEGIQRFFQPVEIPGLPLLVIGVLGLLGNIAALIVLSGGDRGNMNMRGAMLHVLGDALGSVGVLAAALVLMTTGWPYADTIASLFIVALILPRAVGLLREASHVLLEGAPKGIDVGAVRAALLAVSGVREVHDLHLWAINDRTPAMSAHLVVDEESELHCGSESVLDRASHALREQFGLQHSTLQVEHGAHVAHEDHCG, encoded by the coding sequence ATGGGTCATGGACACGGAGGCCACGGGCACGCCGGCGGGGACCGGCGCCGGCTCGCGATCGCGCTCGCCATCACGCTGTGCACCGCGGTGCTCGGCGCCGCAGGTGCGATACTCACCGGCTCGCTGGCGCTGCTCGCCGATCTCGGGCACCTGCTGACCGACGCCGGTGCGCTGTTCGCGGCGCTGATCGCGTCGATACTCGCCGCCCGGCCGGCGACCGACCGCCGGACCTACGGCATGGGCCGGGCCGAGGTGCTGGTCGCGGCGCTGAACGCGCTGACCCTGGTCGCGGTCGTCGTGTGGGTGGCGGTCGAGGGCATCCAGCGGTTCTTCCAGCCGGTCGAGATCCCGGGCCTGCCGCTGCTGGTCATCGGTGTGCTCGGGCTGCTCGGCAACATCGCGGCGCTGATCGTCCTGTCCGGCGGCGACCGCGGCAACATGAACATGCGCGGTGCGATGCTGCACGTGCTCGGCGACGCGCTGGGCTCGGTGGGTGTGCTCGCCGCAGCGCTGGTGCTGATGACCACCGGCTGGCCGTACGCGGACACGATCGCGTCGCTGTTCATCGTCGCGCTGATCCTGCCGCGGGCGGTCGGGCTGCTGCGAGAGGCGTCGCACGTGCTGCTGGAGGGCGCGCCGAAGGGGATCGACGTCGGTGCGGTGCGCGCGGCGCTGCTCGCCGTGTCCGGGGTGCGCGAGGTGCACGACCTGCACCTGTGGGCGATCAACGACCGGACCCCGGCGATGTCGGCGCACCTGGTGGTGGACGAGGAGAGCGAGCTGCACTGCGGCAGCGAGTCGGTGCTGGACCGGGCGTCGCACGCGTTGCGGGAGCAGTTCGGGCTGCAGCACTCGACCTTGCAGGTGGAGCACGGCGCGCACGTCGCGCACGAGGACCACTGCGGCTGA
- a CDS encoding ABC transporter ATP-binding protein, giving the protein MRALTWRRLGGPASAVAIGAAVLAAAAEAIAATVVGQVAAGPTATLVMALAGLLLGAALLDTVGRVLFAGVVGRAEGRLRADLVDSAFAQPLPRLEDQAVGELLDRVDDDSRQLAQLIRRIGWETGRAVLRSALAWIAAGLVFWPAWIAFPLVAALVVLVVRPLTPLLARCKIAEEIAWSDHSAQLEEAIAGQDDVRTSLGQPHVVRGYAIRAAAVIARVHATCIVATQVGLRAGFVAHALLGAVAIGGVWLVAGDPGGIAALVTLWILVTAFVSQVDAIVDRMPDIQAGIGALTRVRSLLLAEREPDGGLPLPDAPADVRLRGLTAGYDGGFRLAGIDLTVPAGTTCALVGRTGSGKSTIAKVLSRAIEPPHGQVLIGGRDVRTIALDDLRRGVGVVTQRTEILATTLAGNITLLDPAVPRDAVRAAVSALGLDGWVGALPDGLDTRLGVGGITLSAGEQQLVAFARLLVRDVAVVVLDEATARMDPRTEERVTRAAQALLAGRTGIVVAHRLSTIRRADTVAVLEDGRLVEHGDRAQLAAGSGHYAELLASTGEPDRPAPESHDPSDDPAEDGLLHRSARRPAPVPAPVPVPKLWWTTLRLAFVHPRWGLVGGAMFSIATLAGATGVVTGWLWGQVAAALQGGATPWGPALVLTGVLLLFPVWIAVAFRTYPRWWTATTLRLRLAVLRGQTMQHRGVRAPAGEVVARALDSDRMVLYVDRWVDVVNSVIVVTVAGLIAGDVRVAAVIGVFLLLCAGVAAVGAPFAGRAGRAAADARARFGTSLGSALDAARTVKLAAATGVLQQHLGQVDARRVRATVREYRIRVLLEGVPGVLMQAAVVLTWAMYLTGRWDLAVAILVSTTLNGAGFLGQVCAAAVTEAPIARRWLRAITPFAGPAEPTRLPAGVDVVAGRAPDPPPVPRERLRRLTLEKVTAVHDDGTVGVEGVDLDVDAGELVLITGQVGSGKSSLLAGLAGLVGYEGVIRWNGRGVDDPEGFLRPGQVGYVGQVPRVLSGSFDDNIALSHRRPVATAVDDARLARDVSSAGGPDAVVGHRGIRLSGGQVQRLAMARALATGAELIVADDVSSALDVRTEIELWAALRRRGSTVIGASTKRAALARADRVLVLDRGRVADEGPWDELAARWSHLAG; this is encoded by the coding sequence GTGCGAGCGCTGACGTGGCGGCGGCTCGGCGGACCGGCCTCCGCCGTCGCGATCGGGGCGGCCGTGCTCGCCGCGGCGGCCGAGGCGATCGCGGCGACCGTCGTCGGGCAGGTCGCCGCCGGCCCGACCGCGACCCTGGTCATGGCGCTCGCCGGGCTGCTGCTCGGCGCGGCCCTGCTGGACACCGTCGGGCGGGTGCTGTTCGCCGGGGTCGTCGGCCGGGCCGAGGGCCGGCTGCGGGCCGACCTGGTGGACTCCGCCTTCGCCCAGCCGCTCCCCCGGCTCGAGGACCAGGCGGTCGGCGAGCTCCTGGACCGGGTCGACGACGACTCCCGCCAGCTCGCGCAGCTCATCCGGCGGATCGGCTGGGAGACCGGGCGTGCGGTGCTCCGCTCGGCGCTGGCGTGGATCGCCGCCGGACTGGTGTTCTGGCCGGCCTGGATCGCGTTCCCGCTGGTGGCGGCTCTGGTCGTGCTGGTGGTCCGGCCGCTGACACCGCTGCTCGCCCGCTGCAAGATCGCCGAGGAGATCGCCTGGTCCGATCACTCCGCGCAGCTGGAGGAGGCGATCGCGGGGCAGGACGACGTCCGCACCTCGCTCGGGCAGCCGCACGTCGTGCGCGGCTACGCGATCCGGGCCGCCGCGGTCATCGCCCGGGTGCACGCCACCTGCATCGTCGCCACCCAGGTCGGGCTGCGCGCCGGGTTCGTCGCGCACGCCCTGCTGGGCGCGGTCGCGATCGGCGGTGTGTGGCTGGTCGCGGGCGATCCCGGCGGGATCGCCGCGCTGGTCACGCTGTGGATCCTGGTCACCGCGTTCGTCTCCCAGGTGGACGCGATCGTCGACCGGATGCCCGACATCCAGGCCGGCATCGGCGCCCTCACCCGGGTCCGCTCGCTGCTGCTCGCCGAGCGTGAACCGGACGGCGGGCTGCCGCTCCCGGACGCCCCGGCCGACGTGCGGCTGCGCGGCCTCACCGCCGGCTACGACGGCGGGTTCCGGCTCGCCGGGATCGACCTCACCGTCCCCGCCGGGACGACCTGTGCACTCGTCGGTCGCACCGGATCCGGGAAGTCGACGATCGCGAAGGTCCTGTCCCGGGCGATCGAGCCGCCGCACGGGCAGGTGCTGATCGGCGGGCGGGACGTCCGCACGATCGCCCTCGACGACCTGCGCCGCGGGGTCGGGGTCGTCACCCAGCGCACCGAGATCCTGGCCACGACGCTCGCCGGGAACATCACGCTGCTCGATCCCGCGGTGCCCCGCGACGCGGTTCGGGCCGCGGTGTCCGCGCTCGGTCTGGACGGTTGGGTCGGCGCGTTGCCCGACGGCTTGGACACCCGCCTGGGCGTCGGCGGGATCACGCTGTCCGCCGGTGAGCAGCAGCTCGTGGCGTTCGCCCGGCTGCTGGTGCGCGACGTCGCCGTCGTCGTGCTGGACGAGGCGACCGCCCGGATGGATCCGCGCACCGAGGAACGGGTGACCCGGGCGGCGCAGGCACTGCTGGCCGGCCGGACCGGGATCGTGGTCGCGCACCGGCTCTCGACGATCCGGCGGGCCGACACGGTTGCCGTCCTGGAGGACGGCCGGCTCGTCGAGCACGGCGACCGGGCGCAGCTGGCCGCCGGGTCCGGGCACTACGCCGAGCTGCTCGCCTCCACCGGTGAGCCGGACAGGCCGGCGCCGGAGTCCCACGACCCGTCCGACGACCCGGCCGAGGACGGCCTGCTGCACCGGTCGGCCCGGCGTCCGGCCCCCGTGCCCGCACCGGTCCCCGTCCCGAAGCTGTGGTGGACCACGCTGCGGCTGGCGTTCGTGCACCCGCGGTGGGGGCTCGTCGGCGGAGCCATGTTCAGCATCGCGACGCTGGCCGGCGCGACCGGCGTCGTCACCGGCTGGTTGTGGGGACAGGTCGCCGCCGCGCTGCAGGGCGGTGCGACGCCGTGGGGCCCGGCGCTGGTGCTCACCGGGGTGCTGCTGCTGTTCCCGGTGTGGATCGCGGTCGCGTTCCGCACCTATCCGCGCTGGTGGACGGCGACCACCCTGCGGTTGCGGCTGGCGGTGCTGCGCGGCCAGACGATGCAGCACCGTGGCGTCCGCGCACCGGCCGGCGAGGTGGTGGCGCGCGCGCTCGACTCGGACCGGATGGTGCTCTACGTCGACCGCTGGGTGGACGTGGTGAACTCGGTGATCGTCGTGACCGTCGCCGGCCTGATCGCGGGCGACGTCCGGGTGGCCGCGGTGATCGGCGTGTTCCTGCTGCTGTGCGCCGGGGTGGCCGCGGTCGGTGCGCCGTTCGCCGGACGGGCCGGGCGGGCCGCGGCCGATGCCCGTGCCCGGTTCGGCACCTCGCTCGGATCGGCGCTCGACGCGGCCCGCACGGTGAAGCTGGCCGCCGCCACCGGTGTGCTGCAACAGCATCTCGGGCAGGTCGACGCGCGCCGGGTGCGCGCCACCGTGCGCGAGTACCGGATCCGGGTGCTGCTCGAGGGTGTCCCGGGTGTGCTGATGCAGGCGGCCGTCGTGCTGACCTGGGCCATGTACCTGACCGGACGCTGGGATCTGGCGGTCGCGATCCTGGTGTCGACGACGCTGAACGGCGCCGGATTCCTCGGGCAGGTCTGCGCGGCCGCCGTCACCGAGGCGCCGATCGCCCGGCGCTGGCTGCGCGCGATCACGCCGTTCGCCGGGCCGGCGGAACCGACCCGGCTCCCGGCGGGTGTCGACGTCGTCGCCGGGAGGGCGCCGGACCCGCCGCCGGTGCCGCGCGAGCGGCTGCGCCGGCTGACCCTGGAGAAGGTCACCGCGGTGCACGACGACGGCACCGTCGGGGTGGAGGGCGTCGATCTCGACGTCGACGCCGGCGAGCTGGTGCTGATCACCGGTCAGGTCGGGTCCGGGAAGTCCAGCCTGCTCGCGGGCCTGGCCGGGCTGGTCGGGTACGAGGGCGTGATCCGGTGGAACGGGCGCGGCGTCGACGATCCGGAGGGGTTCCTGCGGCCCGGCCAGGTCGGCTACGTCGGTCAGGTGCCGCGGGTGCTCTCGGGCAGCTTCGACGACAACATCGCGCTGTCCCACCGGCGGCCGGTCGCCACCGCCGTGGACGACGCCCGGCTGGCCCGCGACGTGTCATCGGCGGGCGGCCCGGACGCCGTCGTCGGGCATCGCGGTATCCGGCTCTCCGGCGGCCAGGTGCAGCGGCTGGCGATGGCCAGGGCGCTGGCGACCGGGGCGGAGCTGATCGTCGCCGACGACGTGTCGTCGGCGCTGGACGTCCGCACCGAGATCGAGCTGTGGGCCGCGCTACGGCGGCGGGGCAGCACCGTGATCGGGGCGAGCACCAAGCGGGCCGCGCTGGCCCGGGCCGACCGGGTGCTCGTGCTGGACCGGGGCCGGGTCGCCGACGAGGGACCGTGGGACGAGCTCGCGGCGCGCTGGTCGCATCTGGCGGGCTGA